The proteins below are encoded in one region of Bremerella sp. P1:
- the cobA gene encoding uroporphyrinogen-III C-methyltransferase, with protein sequence MTPTDQDSAATGPGTVYLVGSGPGDAGLITQRGIQCLQQADVVLYDYLSNPELLEYAESAEQMHCLGSHAQRKLWSQDRINEEMVAQAKQGKTVVRLKSGDPTVFARATEEIEALRAADVPFQIVPGITTALAASAYAGIPLTHSDHASAVAFVTGHEKPGKDGSAIDFAGLASFPGTLVFYMGVTTAPQWSAQLIEHGKSPDTPCAIIRRCSWPDQETFRCTLGEIPNLLHSGSKIRPPVITVVGEVAQDHSIPNWFEQRALFGQTFLITRPEHQAAELRYPLAELGAEVFVQPAIDINIAKDPAPLNEAIAYLKSFDWIAFSSRNGVTFFMQRLRSLDFDFRMLGHLKIGAIGPGTAEQLASYGFQADIIPDEYRAESLVEAMAEQVNGKRVLLPRASRGRDVLPVGLAQHGADVTEVITYESSDVTEVSPEVKRQMESSGFDWVIITSSAIARATAQLVPEAMSSSNIVSISPITSDTIRELGYEVTVEAKVYTMDGIVQAILEYEDQNSV encoded by the coding sequence GTGACACCCACTGATCAAGATTCCGCTGCGACAGGACCAGGAACCGTCTATCTGGTTGGTAGCGGGCCCGGCGATGCGGGTCTTATCACGCAGCGAGGTATCCAGTGTCTCCAGCAGGCCGATGTGGTCCTGTACGACTACCTCTCGAACCCGGAGCTGCTCGAATACGCTGAGTCGGCTGAGCAGATGCACTGCCTGGGCAGCCACGCCCAGCGAAAGCTTTGGTCACAGGACCGGATCAACGAAGAAATGGTTGCCCAGGCCAAGCAGGGGAAGACCGTCGTCCGGCTAAAAAGTGGCGACCCGACCGTCTTCGCCAGAGCCACCGAAGAAATCGAGGCCCTGCGAGCCGCCGACGTCCCTTTCCAGATTGTCCCCGGCATCACCACGGCATTGGCTGCCAGCGCTTACGCCGGCATTCCGCTGACCCACTCCGACCATGCCTCGGCAGTTGCGTTTGTGACCGGACATGAAAAGCCGGGCAAGGATGGCTCGGCGATCGACTTCGCCGGTCTGGCCAGTTTTCCCGGCACGTTGGTCTTCTACATGGGCGTCACCACGGCTCCCCAGTGGTCGGCCCAGTTGATCGAGCATGGCAAGTCGCCGGACACCCCGTGCGCGATCATCCGCCGCTGTAGCTGGCCCGACCAGGAGACCTTTCGCTGCACGCTGGGCGAGATACCCAACTTGCTGCACTCAGGCTCCAAGATTCGTCCGCCGGTGATTACGGTCGTGGGGGAAGTCGCTCAAGATCACAGCATTCCCAATTGGTTTGAACAGCGCGCGTTGTTCGGGCAAACGTTCCTCATCACGCGTCCCGAACATCAGGCGGCCGAACTGAGATATCCGCTCGCGGAACTAGGTGCGGAAGTATTCGTGCAGCCAGCGATCGATATCAATATCGCCAAAGATCCGGCCCCATTGAACGAGGCGATCGCATACTTGAAGTCGTTTGATTGGATCGCGTTCTCGAGTCGCAACGGCGTGACTTTCTTTATGCAGCGGCTACGTAGCTTAGACTTCGACTTCCGCATGCTGGGGCACCTGAAGATCGGTGCGATCGGCCCAGGCACGGCGGAGCAGCTGGCCAGCTATGGCTTCCAAGCGGATATCATTCCCGACGAGTATCGAGCCGAATCACTGGTTGAAGCGATGGCCGAACAAGTGAACGGCAAACGGGTGCTTCTACCACGAGCGTCACGCGGTCGGGACGTCTTGCCCGTCGGACTTGCCCAGCACGGCGCCGACGTGACGGAAGTGATCACCTACGAAAGCTCCGACGTGACCGAGGTTTCGCCTGAGGTTAAGCGGCAGATGGAATCCAGCGGGTTTGACTGGGTGATCATCACCAGTAGTGCGATCGCCAGGGCGACGGCTCAGTTGGTGCCTGAAGCGATGAGCAGCAGCAACATCGTCAGCATCAGCCCGATTACTTCCGATACAATCCGCGAGCTCGGCTACGAGGTCACGGTGGAAGCCAAGGTGTACACGATGGACGGCATCGTCCAGGCGATTCTCGAGTACGAAGACCAGAACTCGGTCTAG
- a CDS encoding prenyltransferase/squalene oxidase repeat-containing protein: MNRRRMLGMLGGLSAAAAAPPLWAAPPSDSQRRTWEACVEKGLAWVQRTQSRLGHWTAANYPTAMTALAGTALCASGSTTMQGPYSENLRRAVEFLVSKARPNGLIGDPLTDNRYTYGHGFSMLFLSQVLGEEEDSLRREELIKILTNAVKFSVFAQTKSGGWGYVSAKDGNDFDEGSTTITQVQGLRGCRNAGIPVPTEVIENAKKYIYDCQNPDGGISYSSKNRGTSRPAITAASICCLQNAGESKSDVVKKMLDYCKKNLYQIQTQAQSFSHWHYSYLYYSQVVYREGTDDKSFWEAFRNRLYDRITGEQNGEGYWDETSIGPIYVTACNLIMMQLDKGYLPIYQR, translated from the coding sequence ATGAATCGCCGACGAATGTTGGGAATGCTGGGAGGATTGTCCGCAGCCGCTGCTGCTCCACCTCTATGGGCCGCTCCTCCATCCGATTCACAACGACGCACCTGGGAAGCGTGCGTTGAGAAAGGCCTGGCCTGGGTTCAGCGTACCCAATCGCGGCTCGGTCACTGGACGGCCGCCAACTATCCCACCGCGATGACCGCATTGGCAGGCACGGCCCTGTGTGCTTCTGGTTCGACCACGATGCAGGGACCCTACTCCGAGAACTTACGCCGTGCCGTCGAGTTCCTCGTATCGAAGGCTCGCCCGAACGGCTTGATCGGCGACCCGCTGACCGACAACCGCTACACGTACGGTCATGGTTTCTCGATGCTGTTTCTCTCGCAGGTGCTGGGGGAAGAGGAAGACTCGCTGCGTCGGGAAGAACTGATCAAGATCTTGACCAATGCGGTGAAGTTCAGTGTCTTCGCCCAAACCAAGTCGGGCGGATGGGGCTACGTGAGTGCGAAGGACGGTAACGACTTCGACGAAGGTTCGACCACCATCACCCAGGTCCAAGGTTTACGCGGCTGCCGCAACGCGGGTATCCCGGTGCCAACCGAAGTGATCGAGAACGCCAAGAAGTACATCTACGACTGCCAGAATCCGGACGGAGGCATTTCGTATAGCTCAAAGAACCGGGGCACGTCTCGTCCGGCGATTACAGCGGCTTCGATCTGCTGCTTGCAGAACGCCGGCGAATCGAAGTCGGACGTCGTCAAGAAGATGCTCGACTACTGCAAGAAGAACCTCTACCAGATCCAAACCCAGGCCCAGAGTTTCAGCCACTGGCACTACTCGTACCTGTATTACTCGCAGGTGGTCTACCGAGAAGGTACCGACGACAAATCATTCTGGGAAGCATTCCGTAACCGCCTGTACGACCGCATCACCGGCGAGCAGAACGGCGAAGGTTACTGGGACGAAACCAGCATTGGCCCCATCTACGTCACGGCTTGCAATCTGATCATGATGCAGCTGGACAAGGGCTATTTGCCGATCTATCAGCGATAA
- a CDS encoding aminotransferase class V-fold PLP-dependent enzyme — protein sequence MTFSDDSRWQSFRQAMPVTQKWAYFDHAAVAPLPGTTALAIKNWCDQAAHEGDVVWLDWERAVENTRESGAKLIGAKKEEIALVSNTTHGINLVAEGLAWKPGDNLVVLGNEFPSNLYPWLHQQSKGVEVRVIPVDGVQPDLNRIAEACDQRTRLLSISWVSYKTGWRINPKELAKIAHDAGALFFLDAIQGMGVFPLDVRDADIDFLAADGHKWMLGPEGAGLFYVKQELLSELHPIGIGWNSVAGRKNFDKIDLTFRDTAARYEGGSQNMPGLIGLGASLDLLLEYGAGPKTSAIGDRVLEVTDFACQRLESVGAKILASRQGDERSGIVSFQVPGKLPQDLRAAGQKMGVNFSVRGDFARISPHAYNNQADIERLLETLAAVD from the coding sequence ATGACGTTTTCTGACGATTCTCGCTGGCAATCCTTCCGTCAGGCGATGCCGGTCACCCAGAAATGGGCCTATTTTGATCACGCAGCGGTCGCTCCGCTGCCGGGAACGACCGCTCTGGCAATCAAAAACTGGTGCGACCAGGCCGCCCATGAGGGGGATGTCGTCTGGCTCGACTGGGAACGAGCGGTCGAAAACACCCGCGAGTCCGGGGCCAAGCTGATTGGGGCGAAGAAGGAAGAGATTGCCCTGGTCAGTAACACGACCCATGGCATCAATCTGGTCGCGGAAGGACTTGCCTGGAAGCCAGGAGACAACCTGGTGGTGTTGGGCAACGAGTTTCCCTCGAATCTTTACCCGTGGCTGCATCAGCAATCCAAAGGGGTCGAGGTTCGCGTCATTCCCGTCGACGGAGTGCAGCCTGACTTAAACCGAATTGCCGAGGCCTGCGACCAAAGGACACGTCTCTTGTCCATCAGTTGGGTCAGCTACAAGACCGGCTGGCGGATCAATCCGAAAGAGCTGGCCAAGATCGCGCACGATGCCGGAGCGTTGTTCTTTCTCGACGCGATCCAGGGCATGGGCGTCTTTCCGCTGGACGTCCGCGACGCCGATATCGATTTCCTGGCAGCCGACGGACACAAGTGGATGCTCGGCCCGGAAGGGGCAGGGCTGTTCTATGTGAAGCAAGAACTATTGAGCGAGCTGCATCCCATCGGGATTGGTTGGAACAGCGTGGCCGGCCGGAAGAACTTCGATAAGATCGACCTGACCTTCCGAGATACGGCCGCCCGATACGAAGGGGGATCGCAGAACATGCCTGGCTTGATTGGCCTGGGAGCAAGTCTCGATCTTCTTCTGGAATATGGTGCCGGCCCCAAAACATCGGCCATTGGCGATCGCGTACTGGAAGTCACGGACTTTGCCTGCCAGCGACTGGAGAGTGTCGGGGCCAAGATTTTGGCCAGTCGCCAGGGAGACGAACGTTCCGGCATCGTGTCGTTCCAGGTACCAGGCAAGTTACCTCAAGACCTCCGCGCGGCGGGTCAGAAAATGGGGGTAAACTTTAGCGTTCGCGGTGACTTTGCTCGGATCAGTCCGCATGCCTACAACAATCAGGCAGATATCGAGCGATTGCTAGAAACGTTGGCCGCTGTGGATTAA
- the coaD gene encoding pantetheine-phosphate adenylyltransferase, with the protein MADGNRIGVYVGSFDPITLGHLNLIERSSKLVDRLIVGIGINAEKSGLFSPEERVDLVERVTAEMPNVEVQTFSGLAVEFVRSVGARVMIRGIRPLTDIAGEFTMMMANRKLDSEIETIFLMADEEFGHVSSSLLKQITPLANDEQLEKFVPSSIIPDLRAKLAK; encoded by the coding sequence ATGGCGGATGGCAACCGAATCGGCGTATATGTGGGATCGTTCGACCCGATCACGCTGGGGCACCTTAACCTGATCGAGCGGAGCAGTAAGCTCGTCGATCGCTTGATCGTTGGGATCGGCATCAATGCGGAAAAGTCGGGGCTATTCAGCCCTGAAGAACGCGTCGACCTGGTCGAGCGCGTCACTGCCGAGATGCCCAATGTCGAAGTCCAAACGTTTAGCGGCCTGGCCGTCGAGTTCGTTCGTAGTGTCGGTGCCCGTGTGATGATCCGTGGTATTCGTCCTTTGACCGATATCGCCGGCGAATTCACGATGATGATGGCCAATCGCAAGCTCGACAGCGAGATTGAAACGATCTTCCTCATGGCCGACGAAGAGTTTGGCCACGTTTCCAGTTCGCTGCTGAAACAGATCACGCCGCTGGCTAACGACGAGCAGTTGGAGAAATTCGTTCCCAGCTCGATCATTCCCGACCTAAGAGCCAAGCTGGCGAAGTAA